In Pseudonocardia cypriaca, a single genomic region encodes these proteins:
- a CDS encoding dihydrofolate reductase family protein: MRDLVYTAFMSLDGVVDSPGGGPGEEHRSGGWVFKDVEFLPEAFALKGEELAETTALMFGRRSYEAFAPTWRDSQDHAAYKELPKYVVSSTISETDLVEGWGETTILRSSADVAKLKEGEGGAIFIHGSAELARRLSDAGLVDRYNLLVFPLLLGAGKSLFSDADRDRQKLRLRESQAYPNGIVKLLYDVVA; encoded by the coding sequence ATGCGCGACCTCGTCTACACCGCCTTCATGTCGCTCGACGGCGTCGTGGACTCACCCGGCGGTGGGCCGGGTGAGGAGCACCGCAGCGGTGGTTGGGTGTTCAAGGACGTCGAGTTCCTGCCCGAGGCGTTCGCGCTCAAGGGTGAGGAGCTCGCCGAGACCACGGCGTTGATGTTCGGCAGGCGCAGCTACGAGGCCTTCGCCCCGACGTGGCGCGACTCGCAGGACCACGCGGCCTACAAGGAACTGCCGAAGTACGTGGTCTCCTCGACGATCTCCGAGACCGACCTCGTCGAGGGCTGGGGCGAGACCACGATCCTGCGCTCCAGCGCCGACGTCGCGAAGCTCAAGGAGGGTGAAGGCGGGGCGATCTTCATCCACGGCAGCGCCGAGCTGGCCCGCAGGCTCTCGGACGCGGGACTGGTCGACCGCTACAACCTGCTGGTCTTCCCGCTGTTGCTCGGTGCAGGCAAGAGCCTGTTCAGCGACGCCGACCGCGACAGGCAGAAGTTGCGGCTGCGCGAGTCCCAGGCCTACCCGAACGGCATCGTGAAGCTGCTCTACGACGTGGTCGCCTGA
- a CDS encoding helix-turn-helix domain-containing protein yields MGLRFTTRLSDSPWVDAVWTCTSDRVGEMTSVAATRCGLIFWECDGRYHAGVTGPETATGTAPVPEDATFVGIELAIGTSLRGVPLPSVVDGAVELPDTTRRSFRIAGSRWERPGPDDAEALVERLVLDGAVVRDPIVDEVLRGGRPEVSDRTLERRFRAATGLTRGAVRQIERAREAAHLLAAGKTAADVVASLGYFDQPHLARALRRYVGRTATQLHEGSGGALALDLPQATTS; encoded by the coding sequence ATGGGACTGCGGTTCACCACCCGCCTGTCGGACTCACCGTGGGTCGATGCCGTGTGGACCTGCACCAGCGACCGGGTCGGTGAGATGACGTCGGTGGCGGCGACCCGATGCGGGCTGATCTTCTGGGAGTGCGACGGGCGGTATCACGCCGGGGTCACCGGTCCCGAGACCGCGACCGGTACCGCGCCGGTCCCGGAGGACGCGACCTTCGTGGGCATCGAGCTCGCCATCGGTACCTCCCTGCGGGGTGTTCCGCTGCCGTCCGTCGTCGACGGTGCGGTGGAGCTCCCGGACACGACCCGCAGGTCTTTCCGGATCGCCGGGTCGCGCTGGGAGAGACCGGGTCCGGACGACGCCGAAGCCCTGGTCGAGCGCCTCGTCCTGGACGGCGCGGTCGTTCGGGACCCGATCGTCGACGAGGTGCTGCGGGGTGGTCGTCCCGAAGTCTCCGATCGCACCCTCGAGCGGAGGTTCCGAGCGGCGACCGGCCTCACCCGGGGTGCCGTGCGCCAGATCGAGCGAGCCCGCGAGGCGGCCCACCTGCTGGCGGCCGGGAAAACCGCCGCCGATGTCGTCGCCTCGCTGGGCTACTTCGACCAGCCGCACCTGGCGCGAGCGCTTCGACGCTACGTCGGGCGTACGGCCACGCAGCTGCACGAAGGAAGTGGCGGCGCCCTCGCGCTGGACCTCCCTCAGGCGACCACGTCGTAG
- a CDS encoding NYN domain-containing protein, which produces MRTNVYVDGFNLYYGCLKGTPYRWLDLEALCCRLLPTNSIHRIRYFTARVAARPNKAHDPIHQEIYLRALRTLPTVTIHLGHFLTKPVTMPLAAPAPGGPRFAEVMKTEEKGSDVNLATYLVADAFRNDADCFVLISNDSDLTEPLRIVRHELGKVVGLLNPQPPAKRSRALLACKPSFFKQIRAGVLGRSQFPPNMKDGAGAFTRPRGW; this is translated from the coding sequence GTGCGCACGAACGTCTACGTGGACGGGTTCAACCTGTACTACGGGTGTCTGAAAGGCACGCCCTACAGGTGGCTCGACCTCGAGGCGTTGTGCTGCCGGTTGCTCCCCACCAACTCGATCCACCGCATCAGGTACTTCACCGCCCGGGTCGCCGCGCGGCCGAACAAGGCGCACGACCCGATCCACCAGGAGATCTACCTGCGTGCGCTGCGAACCCTTCCCACGGTCACGATCCACCTCGGTCACTTCCTGACCAAGCCGGTCACGATGCCGCTGGCCGCCCCGGCCCCGGGTGGACCCAGGTTCGCCGAGGTCATGAAGACCGAGGAGAAGGGGTCGGACGTCAACCTCGCCACGTACCTCGTCGCAGACGCGTTCCGGAACGATGCCGACTGTTTCGTGCTCATCAGCAACGACAGCGACCTGACGGAGCCGCTGCGGATCGTCCGTCACGAACTGGGGAAGGTGGTCGGACTTCTCAATCCGCAGCCCCCGGCGAAACGCAGTCGCGCACTTCTGGCGTGCAAACCGAGCTTCTTCAAGCAGATCCGGGCCGGCGTCCTGGGAAGGAGCCAGTTCCCCCCGAACATGAAGGATGGCGCCGGGGCCTTCACGAGGCCACGCGGCTGGTGA